A window from Triticum aestivum cultivar Chinese Spring chromosome 6D, IWGSC CS RefSeq v2.1, whole genome shotgun sequence encodes these proteins:
- the LOC123143134 gene encoding histone H2A.1-like isoform X3: protein MAGRKGGDRKKSVTRSVKAGLQFPVGRIGRYLKKGRYAQRVGSGAPVYLAAVLEYLAAEVLELAGNAAKDNKKTRIIPRHLLLAVRNDQELGRLLAGVTIAHGGVIPNINSVLLPKKSPAAAEKEAKSPKKKTTTKSPKKKVATKE from the exons ATGGCCGGAAGGAAGGGCGGCGACAGGAAGAAGTCGGTGACCAGGTCCGTCAAGGCTGGGCTCCAGTTCCCCGTCGGCCGCATCGGGCGCTACCTCAAGAAGGGCCGCTACGCGCAGCGCGTCGGCTCTGGCGCCCCCGTCTACCTCGCCGCCGTCCTCGAGTACCTCGCCGCCGAG GTGTTGGAGCTGGCCGGCAACGCTGCCAAGGACAACAAGAAGACCCGCATCATCCCGCGCCACCTGCTGCTCGCCGTCCGCAACGACCAGGAGCTCGGCAGGCTGCTCGCCGGCGTCACCATCGCCCACGGCGGCGTGATCCCCAACATCAACTCCGTGCTTCTCCCCAAGAagtcccccgccgccgccgagaaggaggccaagtcgcccaagaagaagaccaccACCAAGTCCCCCAAGAAGAAGGTCGCCACCAAGGAGTAG